From Stigmatopora nigra isolate UIUO_SnigA chromosome 17, RoL_Snig_1.1, whole genome shotgun sequence, a single genomic window includes:
- the LOC144211074 gene encoding protein FAM163B-like codes for MTAGTVVITGGILATVILLLIIAVLCYCRLQYYCCKKEESESEEEEPDFAVTSRLPPIHSNHNIVAATVAASSIPNGPALFPTPPLARKLTRSQTFCPSCTHYDMPFYLQPPAPPPPPHHHHHQADGLRNGGERVGYRPPQRPDLELPVPVDVPNYRKPQLARSVTMRDMYARSCSISTDV; via the exons ATGACAGCCGGGACAGTGGTCATCACTGGTGGAATTCTTGCGACGGTCATATTACTTCTTATTATTGCAGTACTGTGCTACTGCAGACTACAG TACTACTGCTGTAAGAAAGAAGAGTCCGagtcggaggaggaggagcccgACTTTGCCGTGACCTCTCGCCTGCCGCCCATCCACTCCAACCACAACATAGTGGCGGCCACGGTagccgcctcctccatcccCAATGGCCCCGCCCTCTTCCCCACCCCACCGCTGGCCCGGAAACTGACCCGCTCGCAGACCTTTTGCCCCTCGTGCACACACTACGATATGCCCTTTTACCTGCagcctccggcacccccgccaccgccacaccatcaccaccaccaggCGGACGGCCTGAGGAACGGCGGCGAACGGGTGGGCTACCGGCCCCCGCAGAGGCCGGACTTGGAGCTCCCCGTGCCCGTCGACGTTCCCAACTATCGGAAGCCGCAATTGGCTCGTTCCGTGACCATGAGGGACATGTACGCTCGTAGCTGTAGCATCAGCACCGACGTCTAG